The following coding sequences are from one Phyllostomus discolor isolate MPI-MPIP mPhyDis1 chromosome 11, mPhyDis1.pri.v3, whole genome shotgun sequence window:
- the CYSLTR2 gene encoding LOW QUALITY PROTEIN: cysteinyl leukotriene receptor 2 (The sequence of the model RefSeq protein was modified relative to this genomic sequence to represent the inferred CDS: inserted 2 bases in 1 codon; deleted 2 bases in 1 codon; substituted 2 bases at 2 genomic stop codons) codes for MSLPLSTPISEMEPNSTFNNNSHGNCTTENFKRDFYPIVYLIIFVWEALGNGFSIYVFLWLYKKFISVNVFMLNLPISDLLFITTQLFSVDYYLRGSNWISGGLDRKIMSYSIYVNMYSSICFLTVLSVMCYLATVHPFRLLHITNIRSAWVVCGIIWIFIMAPSTTLLNXFEQKGNITSCLELNFNKIVKLHTMNHIAXVVGFLLPFCMLSIFYLLIIQALLKMEVPESGLQVSHKKVLITIIIVLIIFLLCFLPYHILRTFHLVMWKVGTXTDRLHKVMIITLALAAANSCLNLLLYYFAEENFKDRLKFAFRKGHSQKTKCTFPVVWG; via the exons ATGTCCTTGCCTCTGTCCACCCCCATATCAGAAATGGAACCCAATAGTACCTTCAAC AACAACAGCCATGGGAACTGTACAACTGAAAACTTCAAGAGGGATTTTTATCCTATTGTGTACCTGATAATATTTGTCTGGGAAGCCTTGGgaaatggcttttccatatatGTTTTTCTGTGGCTTTATAAGAAGTTTATATCTGTGAATGTTTTTATGCTAAACCTGCCCATTTCTGATCTCTTGTTCATAACCACACAGCTCTTCAGTGTTGACTATTACCTCAGAGGCTCCAATTGGATATCTGGGGGCCTGGACCGCAAGATTATGTCTTATTCCATATATGTCAACATGTACAGCAGCATTTGTTTCCTGACTGTGCTGAGTGTTATGTGCTACCTGGCAACTGTTCACCCTTTCCGGCTCCTGCATATCACCAACATCAGAAGTGCCTGGGTTGTATGTGGGATCATATGGATCTTTATCATGGCACCTTCAACAACACTTCTGAA ATTTGAACAGAAGGGTAATATTACATCATGTCTAGAGCTGaatttcaataaaattgttaaaCTTCATACCATGAACCATATTGCTTAAGTGGTGGGCTTCCTGCTGCCATTCTGCATGCTCAGCATTTTTTACCTGCTAATTATTCAAGCCCTTTTAAAGATGGAGGTCCCAGAATCGGGGCTGCAGGTTTCTCACAAGAAGGTGCTGATCACCATCATCATTGTCTTGATCATCTTCCTCCTGTGTTTCCTGCCCTATCACATACTGAGAACCTTTCACCTGGTTATGTGGAAAGTGGGTACATGAACAGACAGGCTACATAAAGTCATGATCATCACACTGGCCTTGGCAGCAGCTAATAGCTGCCTCAAccttttgctttattattttgctgAGGAGAATTTTAAGGACAGACTAAAATTTGCATTCAGAAAAGGTCATTCACAGAAGACAAAATGCACCTTTCCTGTTGTGTGGGGatga